A region of Denticeps clupeoides chromosome 19, fDenClu1.1, whole genome shotgun sequence DNA encodes the following proteins:
- the calm3a gene encoding calmodulin 3a (phosphorylase kinase, delta) → MADQLTEEQIAEFKEAFSLFDKDGDGTITTKELGTVMRSLGQNPTEAELQDMINEVDADGNGTIDFPEFLTMMARKMKDTDSEEEIREAFRVFDKDGNGYISAAELRHVMTNLGEKLTDEEVDEMIREADIDGDGQVNYEEFVQMMTAK, encoded by the exons ATG GCAGACCAGCTGACCGAAGAGCAGATCGCCG AGTTCAAGGAGGCGTTCTCGCTCTTTGATAAGGACGGCGATGGCACCATCACCACCAAGGAGCTGGGTACGGTGATGCGCTCCCTGGGCCAGAACCCCACGGAGGCGGAGTTGCAGGACATGATTAATGAAGTCGACGCAGATG GCAATGGCACAATCGATTTCCCTGAGTTCCTGACCATGATGGCACGGAAAATGAAGGATACCGACAGTGAAGAAGAGATCCGGGAAGCCTTCAGAGTGTTTGACAAA GACGGCAATGGCTACATCAGTGCTGCCGAGCTCCGTCACGTCATGACAAACCTGGGCGAGAAGCTGACTGACGAGGAGGTGGACGAGATGATCCGAGAAGCCGACATTGACGGTGATGGTCAGGTCAACTATGAAG AGTTTGTGCAAATGATGACTGCCAAATGA
- the LOC114769611 gene encoding potassium channel subfamily K member 13, giving the protein MSRAGQDRAGLRCGRPWVEGDLVRLCLLLGFIILYMCLGAAVFSVLEREAEMEAHGRWDGRLAQFAEETRVDVCEIRSFLREYEEASFAGVQMEPRRARWDFSGAFYFVATIISTIGFGMTAPSTFAGKVFLLFYGLFGCSATILFFNMFLERVISLMTLMMQWSHRNRQQKKWQGTGVEERGRNEEDGEVEWRPSLYSVALILGATSLVVTCGAASFYSVMEDWGYLESLYFCFVTFSTMGFGDLVSGQKESYAAGWAYHLANSLLLILGVCCTYSVFNVNSVAIKHMVNWILDVAGRLRCPSSLPAEVERTDGLDCCCPPRARGDGEATTRHTPTRWSLNMATFARPSASKDRCQCSSSAVEAVCSSEAVVQARGPETCHVTAAPKCGFHLHPSLPEGIGAIAMLHNCLQETSIKQ; this is encoded by the exons ATGAGCCGTGCCGGGCAGGACAGAGCAGGCCTACGCTGTGGCCGGCCCTGGGTGGAGGGAGACCTTGTCCGCCTCTGCCTCCTGCTGGGGTTCATCATCCTCTACATGTGTTTAGGAGCCGCTGTCTTCTCCGTTCTGGAGAGGGAGGCGGAGATGGAAGCCCACGGACGCTGGGACGGGCGCCTGGCACAGTTCGCTGAGGAGACCCGTGTGGACGTGTGCGAGATCCGCTCGTTTCTGAGGGAGTATGAAGAGGCCAGCTTTGCAGGGGTGCAGATGGAGCCCCGCCGAGCCCGGTGGGACTTTTCAGGGGCTTTCTATTTCGTAGCCACCATTATCTCCACTATAG GGTTTGGCATGACTGCACCGTCCACCTTTGCCGGGAAGGTTTTTCTCTTGTTTTATGGCCTGTTTGGTTGCTCTGCGACAATCTTGTTCTTCAATATGTTCCTGGAGCGAGTCATCAGCCTCATGACTCTCATGATGCAGTGGAGCCACCGGAACAGGCAGCAGAAGAAATGGCAGGGGACGGGCGTCGAAGAACGAGGGAGGAATGAAGAGGACGGGGAGGTGGAGTGGAGGCCTTCGCTTTACTCTGTCGCTCTTATCCTGGGAGCAACGTCCCTGGTGGTCACCTGCGGGGCTGCTAGTTTCTACTCGGTCATGGAGGACTGGGGCTACCTGGAGTCCCTATACTTCTGCTTTGTAACCTTCAGCACCATGGGCTTTGGGGACCTGGTGAGTGGGCAGAAGGAGAGCTATGCCGCTGGCTGGGCGTACCATCTGGCCAACAGCCTTCTTCTTATCTTGGGAGTCTGCTGCACGTATTCAGTTTTCAACGTGAACTCTGTTGCCATCAAGCACATGGTGAACTGGATCTTGGACGTCGCTGGACGCCTGCGTTGCCCCTCTTCCCTTCCTGCAGAGGTCGAGCGAACTGACGGACTCGACTGCTGCTGCCCTCCCAGGGCTCGTGGAGACGGGGAGGCAACCACACGCCACACGCCAACCCGCTGGAGTCTCAACATGGCAACTTTTGCTCGTCCTTCAGCCTCAAAGGACAGGTGCCAGTGTAGCAGTTCTGCAGTGGAGGCTGTGTGCAGTAGTGAGGCTGTGGTCCAGGCCAGGGGACCTGAAACCTGTCACGTGACCGCTGCCCCAAAATGCGGTTTCCACCTTCACCCCAGCCTACCTGAGGGCATAGGAGCCATCGCTATGCTACATAACTGCCTCCAAGAGACCAGTATTAAACAATaa
- the LOC114769774 gene encoding HHIP-like protein 1, translated as MNAASPWEAPLLHNWLLALPLLLLTPRLGGAHPQCLDYKPPFQPPEPLTFCKDYAKFGCCDLEKDSKISQRFNQIMDYFDHSGFVTCGKYIRNILCQECSPYAAHLYDAEDANTPLRELPGLCGDYCSDFWHQCRYTLSLLTDNNVTTSIEDDRGKFCNFLVLKDPDYCYPNVLSNAGLNANLGNVSADPEGCLQLCLQEVANDLRNPVAMVHANDGTHRFWVAEQVGYVWTYLANGSRVDLPFLNLTKAVLTSPWSGDERGFLCLAFHPQFTTIKKVYVYYSVSVNKEERIRISEFMMSTDDHNMLDHSSERTLLEVVEPASNHNGGQLLFGHDGYLYIFIGDGGRAGDPFGKFGNSQNKSTLLGKVLRVDVDNNENGAPYSIPSDNPFVEEKESHPEIYAYGVRNMWRCSIDRGDPITGYGRGRMFCGDVGQNKYEEVDLITKGGNYGWRAKEGFSCYDKKLCLNSSLDDILPIFAYPHKLGKSVTGGYIYRGCQMPNLNGLYIFGDFMSGRLMSLKENLRTGDWDYTEVCMGTDKTCSFPKLINSYYKYIISFAEDEAGELFFMATGVPSAHSKAGVVYKIVDPSRRAPPGKCNYKPTPVKMKGKLIHFHPKEEFVINKKQRTTAAPTTKPTARRIPPGARTTTRPSVTTSKSTRPTIKQPTTIRPPRKPQTTPIPAPTKAPRQATTARPRYGATTPLMRKAQSPAVPLPRPTPAPRTRSPVQTGRRVPAPDSSQLLPTTQRPLHWTPAPKATSKTLRPDVTLPKFPEKPRDRGNKPDRLGSNQVEKPGRGSKPKKQRRRKSRAGKVRLVNVDGLTDRGRVEIFIRGQWGTVCDDLFSSKAASVVCRQLGFPVGQRVAKRAEFGAGNGMPILLDDVECDGTEETLLDCKHAKVGKNNCSHQEDVGVVCGYDQYTPA; from the exons ATGAATGCAGCGAGTCCGTGGGAAGCCCCTCTTCTCCACAACTGGCTGCTcgcgctgccgctgctgctcctgACACCCAGGTTAGGTGGTGCCCATCCACAGTGTCTGGACTACAAACCCCCCTTCCAACCACCAGAGCCTCTGACCTTTTGTAAGGACTATGCCAAGTTTGGCTGCTGCGACCTGGAGAAGGACAGTAAGATATCACAGCGCTTTAATCAGATCATGGACTACTTTGATCACTCTGGATTCGTTACTTGTGGGAAGTACATCCGCAACATTCTCTGTCAG GAATGTTCTCCATATGCTGCCCACCTCTATGATGCTGAGGATGCCAACACCCCCCTGAGGGAGCTGCCAGGGCTGTGTGGGGACTATTGTTCTGACTTCTGGCATCAGTGCCGCTACACTCTAAGCTTGCTGACTGACAACAACGTGACCACCTCCATCGAGGACGACCGTGGCAAGTTTTGTAACTTCCTGGTGCTGAAGGACCCAGACTACTGCTACCCAAACGTACTGTCCAACGCAGGTCTGAATGCCAACCTGGGAAACGTGTCGGCGGATCCTGAGGGCTGTCTTCAGCTGTGCCTTCAGGAGGTCGCCAATGACCTGCGCAATCCTGTTGCCATGGTGCACGCCAACGATGGCACCCACCGCTTCTGGGTGGCTGAACAAGTGGGCTACGTGTGGACCTACCTGGCCAATGGCTCACGCGTGGACCTGCCTTTCTTGAACTTGACCAAAGCCGTGTTGACATCCCCGTGGTCTGGTGACGAGCGAGGGTTCCTCTGCCTGGCGTTCCACCCACAGTTTACCACCATTAAGAAGGTCTACGTCTACTATTCGGTTTCAGTGAACAAGGAGGAGAGGATCCGTATCAGCGAGTTCATGATGTCCACAGATGACCATAACATGCTGGACCACTCCTCAGAGAG AACTCTTTTGGAAGTTGTTGAACCAGCATCAAATCACAACGGTGGTCAACTTCTTTTTGGCCATGATGGCTATCTCTATATCTTCATTGGTGATGGTGGAAGAGCAGGAGACCCCTTCGGCAAATTCGGCAACTCTCAGAACAA GTCAACCCTTCTGGGTAAGGTGCTTCGGGTGGATGTTGACAACAATGAAAATGGTGCGCCATACAGCATCCCCTCCGACAATCCATTTGTGGAGGAAAAGGAGTCACACCCTGAGATCTATGCCTATGGTGTGCGAAACATGTGGCGCTGCTCCATTGACCGCGGCGACCCCATCACTGGGTACGGCCGCGGCCGTATGTTCTGCGGTGACGTGGGTCAGAACAAGTATGAGGAGGTGGACCTCATCACCAAAGGTGGCAATTATGGTTGGAGGGCCAAAGAGGGCTTCTCCTGTTATGACAAGAAGCTTTGTCTAAACTCCTCATTAG ATGACATTCTGCCTATTTTTGCTTATCCACACAAACTGGGAAAGTCAGTCACTGGAGGATATATCTACCGGGGATGCCAGATGCCCAATCTAAATGGCCTGTACATCTTCGGGGATTTCATGAGTGG ACGGCTTATGTCCCTAAAAGAGAATCTCCGCACAGGAGACTGGGACTACACAGAGGTCTGCATGGGAACCGACAAGACATGCAGTTTCCCCAAGCTGATCAACAGCTACTACAAGTACATCATTTCCTTCGCTGAAGATGAGGCAG gAGAACTCTTCTTCATGGCCACAGGGGTCCCCAGTGCTCATTCCAAGGCTGGAGTGGTATATAAGATAGTTGACCCTTCAAG GAGAGCACCTCCAGGCAAATGCAATTACAAGCCCACTCCTGTCAAAATGAAAGGCAAGCTGATTCACTTCCACCCCAAGGAGG AATTTGTGATAAACAAGAAGCAAAGAACAACAGCAGCACCCACCACAAAGCCAACAGCGAGAAGGATCCCTCCGGGGGCCAGAACCACAACAAGGCCATCAGTTACCACTTCAAAATCCACAAGGCCTACAATCAAGCAACCAACCACTATTCGGCCACCACGCAAGCCCCAAACAACACCAATACCTGCACCAACAAAAGCCCCACGGCAGGCAACCACAGCCAGGCCTCGCTATGGTGCCACCACTCCACTGATGAGAAAAGCCCAGTCTCCTGCTGTCCCGCTGCCCCGGCCGACCCCTGCACCAAGGACCAGGTCCCCCGTCCAGACTGGGCGCAGGGTTCCAGCACCAGACAGTTCTCAGCTGCTACCCACCACACAACGGCCACTGCACTGGACCCCAGCACCCAAGGCCACCTCCAAGACCCTGAGGCCAGACGTCACCCTGCCCAAATTTCCTGAAAAGCCCAGGGACAGAGGAAATAAACCAGATCGACTTGGGAGCAACCAGGTGGAGAAACCAGGGCGGGGCTCCAAGCCAAAGAAGCAGAGGCGGAGGAAGTCTCGTGCAGGGAAGGTCAGGTTGGTGAACGTAGACGGCCTGACAGACAGGGGCAGGGTGGAGATCTTCATCCGGGGACAGTGGGGCACGGTCTGCGACGACCTCTTCAGCAGCAAAGCAGCGTCGGTGGTCTGCAGACAGCTGGGCTTCCCGGTGGGTCAACGCGTGGCCAAGAGGGCGGAGTTTGGTGCAGGTAATGGCATGCCCATCCTGCTGGATGACGTGGAGTGTGACGGCACGGAGGAGACACTGCTGGACTGCAAACACGCCAAGGTGGGCAAAAACAACTGCTCCCACCAGGAGGAcgtgggtgtggtgtgtgggtaCGATCAGTACACCCCCGCATGA